One Chryseobacterium sp. StRB126 genomic region harbors:
- a CDS encoding T9SS type A sorting domain-containing protein, translated as MKKIYLSACTVCTILGLSAQEVLWQKDIKSSTQDFLSQVTTTIDQQYLITGSSIQSGSGKMVAGSRQNNGYDFHLVKLNQQGEEAWEKYFSGNNHDYLSATVTTQDGGFLLAGTSYSGKGLDKKDDSKGGSDIWLIRINEFGDELWQKTLGTSSDEEARAVIQSTDLGFFVAGNVQGSSQGYGSKDVWITRLDKDGKEISQLILGGKGLDEVEKMIPTKDGGALLGIYSRSSEVRVSGSGDSPRGTASSSEPRTSNPASRTAKSTENFGEGDYWIIKLDKTGKVEWEKNFGGKGDDHVRTLALTSNGYIIGGESRSERSGNKTVGIEEGTDLWLVALNERGDEQWQKSYNFKNRDILMGMSVIHSSDDKSSKGILLGGYTQAEGRIEKDDETFWMLYLDGNGNEQWRKHVVGESRQKEERLSDLKLNRDGSIILAGTSAKELGKENWKIVKLGDKQVNDLIEKYDIKIYPNPVSDYAYVEIGFDFKEADIMLYDMSGRQLQNFKTKNRVTKMNTQALVQGAYLVTIKTDNNKTANAKLIKK; from the coding sequence ATGAAAAAGATTTATCTCAGTGCATGTACTGTATGCACCATTCTTGGGCTATCTGCCCAGGAAGTTCTCTGGCAGAAAGACATCAAATCCTCTACTCAGGATTTTCTAAGCCAGGTAACCACTACCATCGATCAGCAGTATCTCATTACAGGAAGCTCTATTCAGTCAGGAAGCGGGAAGATGGTGGCAGGAAGCAGACAAAATAACGGCTACGATTTCCATCTGGTAAAATTGAATCAGCAGGGAGAAGAAGCCTGGGAAAAGTATTTCTCAGGAAATAACCATGATTACTTATCCGCAACGGTAACCACTCAGGATGGTGGATTTTTATTGGCCGGAACCTCTTACTCAGGAAAAGGACTGGATAAGAAAGACGATTCTAAAGGAGGATCAGATATCTGGCTGATCAGGATCAATGAATTTGGGGATGAATTATGGCAGAAAACGTTGGGGACCTCCTCTGATGAAGAAGCCAGAGCAGTCATTCAAAGTACAGACTTGGGCTTTTTTGTCGCCGGAAATGTACAAGGTTCTTCCCAAGGCTATGGATCTAAAGATGTCTGGATCACCAGACTGGATAAAGACGGAAAGGAAATTTCTCAATTGATCTTAGGGGGAAAAGGGTTGGATGAAGTAGAGAAAATGATTCCAACAAAAGACGGTGGAGCCTTATTGGGAATTTACTCAAGGAGTTCCGAGGTCCGTGTTTCGGGATCCGGAGATAGCCCTCGTGGAACTGCATCATCTTCTGAACCTCGCACCTCGAATCCCGCATCCCGCACCGCAAAATCTACAGAAAACTTTGGCGAAGGTGACTACTGGATCATCAAACTGGATAAAACCGGAAAAGTAGAATGGGAGAAGAACTTTGGCGGGAAAGGAGATGACCATGTAAGAACACTGGCCTTAACTTCCAACGGTTATATCATCGGTGGCGAATCCAGATCCGAAAGATCAGGAAACAAAACGGTTGGCATTGAAGAAGGTACAGATTTATGGTTAGTTGCTTTAAACGAAAGAGGCGATGAGCAGTGGCAAAAGTCCTATAATTTCAAAAACCGTGATATTCTGATGGGAATGAGCGTTATTCATTCTTCAGATGACAAATCTTCAAAAGGAATCTTATTAGGTGGTTACACTCAGGCCGAAGGAAGAATAGAGAAAGATGATGAGACTTTCTGGATGCTGTATCTGGATGGCAACGGAAATGAACAGTGGCGAAAACATGTAGTAGGAGAATCCAGGCAAAAAGAAGAAAGGCTCTCAGATTTAAAACTAAACCGCGATGGTTCAATTATCCTTGCCGGAACCAGTGCAAAAGAGCTTGGAAAAGAGAACTGGAAGATTGTAAAATTAGGCGATAAACAAGTCAATGATCTGATTGAAAAATACGACATCAAGATCTACCCAAATCCAGTATCGGATTATGCTTATGTGGAAATCGGCTTTGATTTCAAAGAAGCTGATATTATGCTGTATGATATGAGTGGAAGACAGCTTCAGAACTTCAAAACCAAGAACAGAGTGACTAAGATGAATACCCAGGCTTTGGTACAAGGCGCTTATCTGGTAACCATAAAAACAGACAATAACAAAACAGCGAATGCAAAGCTGATTAAGAAATAA